A single region of the Lactobacillus xylocopicola genome encodes:
- the mscL gene encoding large-conductance mechanosensitive channel protein MscL, whose product MLKEFKKFIQRGNVIDLAVGVIIGGAFTNIVNSMVKNLINPLLGLFIGRIDLSNLVLKIGGATFKYGEFINAVINFLIIALIVFLLVKAVNQLTKQNEKPAKPAGPTSADYLKEIRDLLQEKTK is encoded by the coding sequence ATGCTAAAAGAATTCAAAAAATTTATTCAACGGGGTAATGTGATCGATTTGGCAGTCGGGGTAATTATTGGTGGCGCCTTTACCAATATAGTTAATTCGATGGTCAAAAATCTGATCAATCCACTGCTCGGCTTGTTTATTGGCCGTATCGACCTCTCAAACTTAGTTCTCAAGATTGGCGGTGCAACCTTTAAATATGGTGAATTCATCAATGCCGTCATCAACTTTTTAATTATTGCCCTGATTGTCTTCTTACTCGTTAAGGCCGTCAACCAGCTTACTAAACAAAACGAAAAACCAGCAAAACCGGCAGGTCCAACCTCCGCAGACTACTTGAAAGAGATTCGTGATCTCCTACAAGAAAAGACTAAATAA